From Oncorhynchus keta strain PuntledgeMale-10-30-2019 chromosome 8, Oket_V2, whole genome shotgun sequence:
AAACAACCAGAAAATACATCTTTCAACCGATTGGTCTTCTTTCAACATCTTTTCAATTATATTTTGCTAGGTGGGACAGCCCCAATGACAAAACACAGTTTTAACGTGTCCAAATCAATAACCAATATGCAGAAACAGTTTGTGATATATTGAAAACATAACATGTGCTATATACaaacatctgccacaataatcatattacttTTTCTTTTTAACTGCACAAGCACCAGAAACACTGTTGTTTTGACAAGTAGCAATAAATCACTGATATCAATTAGGGGGGAAATCAGGTTGTACCTGATGTTGAAATTAACACAACtaaaaaaaacaaatggaaggagaAATCTTTCACCTCACTGGTTAAAGGACAACCTGCATAAGACAGGCAGCTACATTTTGGAGTGATGCATTTAAATGTAGGGGTCACTAAACAAAGGAACGCAACACTTATCAGTCATAATTTATTTCAACATGATATCGATGAGTTAAGAGCTTAAAAACCACACGGAATCTGAGAATAATGTGTACAGCATTGGTTAGAGGACAATTTGTAGAAAACAGCTCGCTACATTTTGAAGTGTTGCATTTTAATTAAAGTGGGTCACCAACGTGGTAAGTGTAACACAACTAATTTTTTGTTAGTCAGTTTTTGTTAAAGCTTATAAATAGTACTTTATCAATTCAGAGCCTGGATTTGTCCCGAGGCTAATATCCATATCATGCTGAAATCAATATAACAGGGGGCAAACGTTTAGGTTCTACATTGAGACATCATTTAATTGATATCATGAAACAACTccatgtattttctgatgtttaaTCAGTGATCTTTTATCAGAgtatctcttcccacattgaaTACAGCTAagagatttctctcctgtgtgtgttctctggtgtgtcGTCAGACAGCTAGATGtagcaaaactcttcccacattgatcacagttaaaaggtttctctccagtgtgtgtccGCTGGTGTACTATCAGGCTGTTTagctgagtaaaactcttcccacattgattacagctatatggtttctctcctgtgtgtgttctctggtgtatagtTACATAGCTAGATGTggaaaaactcttcccacattgattacagctataaggtttctctcctgtgtgtgtccgcTGGTGTACTATCAGGCTTTTGATGTGTGTAAAACACTTCCCACATTGACTACAGCtatatggtttctctcctgtgtgtgttctctggtgtataaTCTGATAGCTAGATGTAGAAAAACTCTTCTCACAGTGATCACAGCCAAAAGGTTTTTCTCCAGTATGTATTCTATGGTGTGCTTTTAGGGTTTGTAGCCGtataaaactcttcccacattgactaCAGAcatatggtttctctcctgtgtgtgttctctggtgtatagtTACATAGCTAGATGTAGTAAAACACTTCCCACAGTGATCACAGCCATAAGGTTTTTCTCCAGTGTGAATTCGTTGATGTATTTTAAGGTCTGATGAAGAGTTGAAtcttttcccacagtcagagcagcagtgagaCTTCTTCCCTATAAATCTCTGCTGGTGTTTCTTGCGgagttctgatctggagagactctcTGCCTCATCAGCATCATGGTATTGTTGAGgatccccagaggatccacgatagtcccgtctctctcctgtgtgaatgacAAAGTCAGACGGATGGATAAAGTCCCACAACAGCAGAAATCCACTGTTTATTTGAGGTAAAAGATGATGCCCAGAGCATACCCATGAAGTTGTACAACAATTGAAGTCTGTTAAATTATTTGACAAGACTGTCAAGATAGCAACAATAGTTATATTTAGTATTGTTTTCACATTAGTAGTAACCAGAAATAAGTTAAAGTTTTTGAAATTCTAAGCAGTGTGCCAGATGACTTTTGGTCTCCAATACAGGCCCCTCTCTGTGTTGGGTAAAATTGCGGCACAGGGGCGATGCACACACAATTTGATTGCAGAAACTCCTCcatggtaatgaggaaaccactagttatggatgtagtatatctggtaatgaggaaaccactagttatggatgtagtatatctggtaatgaggaaaccactagttatagATGTAGTATATCtagtaatgaggaaaccactagttatggatgtagtatatctggtgatgaggaaaccactagttacagatgtagtatatatatatgcagCAAAAATGTTGAGCAAAGACTTTAGTTTCCACAATGTATTCTGAATATTACAGCTCACCATTATCGCAAGATCAGGAGTGCTACTCAAGTAAGCTCACATTAAACTCTGTGTCTATTCACTAATTCACCACCGTGGGGGAAAACTCACTGAAGTTCTCATAGGCTGACAGCAAAATAGGCCTCCATTTCCAGGTTGcttatgagtgcatttcacatTACTTTTGGATTAGAATTGTGAGGCTCGTTTGAATGTcctgcttaatataatgtttgtgtTATTGTTGCAAATCAGCTGCTTTAtacttattattttttaaacacttAAAATGCAATTTGGCTAGCTTTGCCAAAAGCCTGACAATAAGGGTTTGTCCACTAAGTGTTTGCCAAATTGgaccataacttcacctaacagcaacatagacctactgtagaacccataacttcacctaacaacaacatagacctactgtagaacccataacttcacctaacaacaggactataaatcatttaatatttcaGGTGAAACATGGAAACTAAAATGTCTGTCATGACATTTCATAACCTGATCACCAGATAATTTTGTGAATAATCCGACTAAACTActctgtaatgtattgtcatTCTAAATGTCCTGAATTAAGGAAAATAGCTATGTGTGTGGTTCTATAGtcctggagacttacatttccctcactaactttaaacatctgctatctgagcagctaaccgatcactgcagctgtacatagtccatctgtaaatagcccacccaatctacctacctcatccccatattg
This genomic window contains:
- the LOC118386590 gene encoding zinc finger protein 664-like, translating into MSSLSYYPAKEERICWTEKEVLVKEEEEEEAVTIQKQVEGEAVTVKEEKDVTEKDAFRVKEEGAVIVKEKEEDAVFGMEDEVKEDEDVFGMEDEEGEITVTLEEDEEEKTGELINTSKYRERRDYRGSSGDPQQYHDADEAESLSRSELRKKHQQRFIGKKSHCCSDCGKRFNSSSDLKIHQRIHTGEKPYGCDHCGKCFTTSSYVTIHQRTHTGEKPYVCSQCGKSFIRLQTLKAHHRIHTGEKPFGCDHCEKSFSTSSYQIIHQRTHTGEKPYSCSQCGKCFTHIKSLIVHQRTHTGEKPYSCNQCGKSFSTSSYVTIHQRTHTGEKPYSCNQCGKSFTQLNSLIVHQRTHTGEKPFNCDQCGKSFATSSCLTTHQRTHTGEKSLSCIQCGKRYSDKRSLIKHQKIHGVVS